A genome region from Setaria italica strain Yugu1 chromosome III, Setaria_italica_v2.0, whole genome shotgun sequence includes the following:
- the LOC101767020 gene encoding uncharacterized protein LOC101767020 isoform X2 produces MSDPAATSNRGARRQNPPTGHKPPPQSPLLATMPPPPNPGFLLLRSQTLTPRFRRSPSCDPLLCRPRRCLSARASAAQLSAAGVATAQQPELGVEDAVVGFVTGKRRATEVAHAVWRSIVRKGDTVVDATCGNGNDTLALLKMVADERAQGCVYGMDIQDSAIESTSSFLKMAVDDDHQRELVKLFPICHSRMEEIVPKDAPVRLVAFNLGYLPGGDKTLITVPRTTELALQAASRILSSGGLISVLVYIGHPGGRDELDVVESFASSLPLDTWASCKLQMVNRPVAPVLILLNKK; encoded by the exons ATGTCTGATCCAGCAGCCACTTCCAATCGCGGAGCTCGTCGCCAAAATCCGCCCACAGGTCACAAGCCTCCGCCGCAGTCGCCACTGCTCGCaacgatgccgccgccgccgaaccctggcttcctcctcctccgctcccaaACCCTAACTCCTCGCTTCCGGCGAAGCCCCAGCTGCGACCCACTCCTTTGCCGGCCCAGGCGGTGCCtctccgcgcgcgcctccgccgcaCAACTGTCCGCCGCGGGCGTCGCGACGGCGCAGCAACCTGAGCTTG GGGTGGAGGATGCGGTGGTGGGCTTCGTCACCGGCAAGAGGAGGGCCACCGAAGTAGCCCACGC GGTGTGGAGAAGTATTGTTCGGAAAGGGGATACAGTGGTTGATGCCACATGCGGGAATGGCAACGACACGCTTGCTTTGCTTAAGATGGTGGCTGATGAAAGAGCGCAGGGGTGTGTGTATGGGATGGACATTCAAGATTCGGCAATAGAGAGCACTTCCTCTTTTCTGAAAATGGCTGTGGATGATGACCATCAG CGGGAACTAGTAAAGCTATTTCCGATATGTCATAGTAGAATGGAGGAAATTGTTCCCAAAGATGCTCCTGTCAG GCTTGTAGCTTTCAATTTGGGCTACCTTCCAGGAGGAGATAAAACGCTAATCACAGTACCTAGGACAACTGAGCTAGCATTGCAAGCTGCCAGCAGAATTCTCAGTTCTGGGGGACTAATAAGTGTTCTTGTCTACATCGGGCATCCAGGTGGAAG GGATGAACTCGATGTTGTTGAATCATTTGCGTCAAGCCTTCCGCTTGATACCTGGGCGAGCTGCAAACTTCAAATGGTCAATAGGCCAGTTGCTCCAGTACTCATTCTTCTGAACAAAAAGTGA
- the LOC101765642 gene encoding protein PAT1 homolog 1 isoform X2, with protein sequence MSNLSEIDDLASTFAKLNRSISGTRNPGVIGDRRSISRESSLTTDWVQDADFHSWVDQGMLDGDEFLDSKQWCSQLQSSPHFGESKPLSRTSSYPDQPLQHRSSEPILLHRSTSFTSYPPPGGSAGLPYPAQGLTRHASIPSPGAGHHMGSPSSSLSGSPYHMSGLSHGLPYGRSTSYTAADPSTNSLMQNEWPNQAGPLAFDHLNRRPSLLQPQLSLPSSSMSSLLYSQQHQRLPPVQPSFQNYLNLHPHLFYHHQSPEIMGNFDHIPNVPSPRDKRSRSGRGKRSIRLPQQPSDASSQHSESVGIKFRSKYMSSEEIENILKMQHSASHSNDPYIDDYYHQACKAKRSVNTQKSNFCPMSIKDFPSKARSGGDQHSYLQVDANGGVSFSAIRRPRPLLEVDLPGSGDGLYDHKSSTRPLEKEPMVAARITVEDSLRLLLDVDDIDRFLQSSQPQDNSFQLRRRRQVLLEGLAASLQLVDPFGPNKPGHSSGLAPKDDLIFLRIVSLPKGRKLLARYLRLLVPGSELTRIVCMTVFRHLRSLFGGLPTDSGAAETTIGLAKTVSSCVHHMELSALSACLAAVVCSSQQPPLRPLGSSAGDGASLIIKSVLDRATDLLADPHSAANYSRSTRSLWQASFDAFFGLLTKYCDSKYESIVQRFAMHGSNSLGGPEATKAVSREMPVELLRASLPHTNEQHRQTLLDFARKSTHVSGFSPNASRGHINSESVPG encoded by the exons ATGAGTAACTTGTCTGAAATTGATGATCTCGCAAGCACTTTTGCAAAG TTGAACCGAAGTATTAGCGGAACAAGGAATCCTGGCGTTATTGGTGATAGGCGATCAATTTCTAGAGAAA GTTCTTTGACTACTGACTGGGTTCAAGATGCAGACTTCCACAGTTGGGTAGACCAGGGTATGCTAGATGGTGATGAATTTCTGGACAGCAAACAGTGGTGCTCACAGCTGCAGTCTTCACCTCACTTTGGAGAGTCCAAACCACTGTCTCGCACGTCTTCGTATCCCGATCAACCACTACAGCACCGCTCAAGTGAACCTATTCTTCTACACAGATCTACTTCATTTACATCATATCCACCACCAGGTGGCAGCGCTGGGTTGCCTTATCCTGCTCAAGGTCTTACACGGCACGCGAGCATTCCATCACCTGGTGCTGGTCACCACATGGGTTCTCCAAGTTCGTCACTTTCTGGTTCTCCATATCATATGTCTGGTTTATCTCATGGACTGCCTTATGGACGAAGCACATCTTACACCGCTGCAGATCCATCAACAAACAGCCTCATGCAAAATGAGTGGCCAAACCAAGCTGGCCCACTCGCTTTTGATCACCTTAACCGGCGGCCCAGTTTATTGCAACCACAATTATCTCTTCCAAGTAGTTCAATGTCTTCATTGCTTTATTCTCAGCAGCATCAGAGATTACCACCAGTCCAGCCATCTTTTCAGAATTACCTAAACTTGCATCCTCACCTATTCTATCACCATCAATCTCCTGAGATAATGGGCAATTTTGATCATATTCCTAATGTGCCTTCACCCAGAGACAAAAGATCAAGGTCAGGAAGAGGAAAGCGCAGCATACGTTTACCTCAACAGCCTTCTGATGCAAGTAGCCAGCATAGTGAGAGTGTGGGGATAAAGTTCAGATCCAAGTACATGTCATCTGAAGAGATTGAAAACATCTTAAAAATGCAGCACTCTGCAAGTCACAGCAATGATCCTTACATCGATGACTACTACCACCAAGCTTGTAAAGCCAAAAGATCTGTAAATACTCAGAAGTCCAATTTCTGCCCCATGTCAATAAAGGACTTCCCCTCAAAGGCCCGCTCTGGTGGTGATCAGCATTCATATCTACAGGTTGATGCTAATGGAGGAGTTTCATTCTCTGCCATACGCAGACCTCGTCCTCTTCTTGAAGTTGATTTGCCTGGATCTGGTGATGGTTTGTATGATCATAAGTCATCCACGAGGCCACTGGAAAAAGAACCAATGGTTGCAGCTAGAATAACTGTTGAAGATTCTCTTCGTCTTCTTCTCGATGTTGATGATATCGATCGATTCTTACAGTCTAGCCAGCCCCAGGACAACAGTTTCCAACTGAGGCGAAGGCGACAGGTCCTCCTTGAAGGCTTAGCTGCATCCCTTCAGCTTGTTGACCCTTTTGGCCCCAACAAACCTGGCCACTCATCTGGATTAGCCCCCAAGGACGACCTAATTTTTCTTCGCATTGTTTCTCTCCCCAAAGGACGTAAGCTTTTGGCACGCTATCTTCGACTTCTTGTCCCTGGAAGTGAGCTGACCCGGATAGTTTGTATGACGGTCTTCCGACACCTTAGGAGCTTGTTTGGGGGTTTGCCGACGGACTCTGGTGCTGCAGAAACAACCATTGGTCTTGCCAAGACTGTTTCCTCTTGTGTACACCATATGGAACTAAGTGCTCTCAGTGCCTGCCTTGCTGCTGTTGTCTGTTCATCGCAGCAGCCACCTCTCAGACCATTGGGTAGCTCTGCTGGTGATGGGGCTTCTCTGATCATCAAATCTGTACTGGATAGAGCAACTGATCTACTGGCAGATCCTCATTCTGCAGCAAACTACAGCAGATCAACACGTTCACTTTGGCAAGCATCATTTGATGCCTTCTTTGGACTGCTGACGAAATACTGTGACAGCAAGTATGAAAGTATTGTGCAGAGGTTTGCCATGCACGGATCCAACTCTCTGGGTGGACCTGAAGCCACCAAAGCAGTTAGCAGGGAGATGCCTGTTGAGCTGCTGCGTGCGAGTCTTCCTCACACTAATGAACAGCATCGCCAGACACTGCTAGATTTTGCTCGTAAATCTACGCATGTCTCTGGTTTCAGCCCTAATGCTAGCCGTGGACATATCAATTCTGAATCAGTTCCAGGTTAG
- the LOC101765642 gene encoding protein PAT1 homolog 1 isoform X1: MRGVRADGGGGGGGGAAASSSSTAENSRFDAAQYSFFGKAPMEGPELGGFLEDGGVDGDGSGFGGHDDGGYQFSSMGEEIDCMSNLSEIDDLASTFAKLNRSISGTRNPGVIGDRRSISRESSLTTDWVQDADFHSWVDQGMLDGDEFLDSKQWCSQLQSSPHFGESKPLSRTSSYPDQPLQHRSSEPILLHRSTSFTSYPPPGGSAGLPYPAQGLTRHASIPSPGAGHHMGSPSSSLSGSPYHMSGLSHGLPYGRSTSYTAADPSTNSLMQNEWPNQAGPLAFDHLNRRPSLLQPQLSLPSSSMSSLLYSQQHQRLPPVQPSFQNYLNLHPHLFYHHQSPEIMGNFDHIPNVPSPRDKRSRSGRGKRSIRLPQQPSDASSQHSESVGIKFRSKYMSSEEIENILKMQHSASHSNDPYIDDYYHQACKAKRSVNTQKSNFCPMSIKDFPSKARSGGDQHSYLQVDANGGVSFSAIRRPRPLLEVDLPGSGDGLYDHKSSTRPLEKEPMVAARITVEDSLRLLLDVDDIDRFLQSSQPQDNSFQLRRRRQVLLEGLAASLQLVDPFGPNKPGHSSGLAPKDDLIFLRIVSLPKGRKLLARYLRLLVPGSELTRIVCMTVFRHLRSLFGGLPTDSGAAETTIGLAKTVSSCVHHMELSALSACLAAVVCSSQQPPLRPLGSSAGDGASLIIKSVLDRATDLLADPHSAANYSRSTRSLWQASFDAFFGLLTKYCDSKYESIVQRFAMHGSNSLGGPEATKAVSREMPVELLRASLPHTNEQHRQTLLDFARKSTHVSGFSPNASRGHINSESVPG; the protein is encoded by the exons ATGAGGGGCGTCAGggctgatggcggcggcggaggaggcggaggcgccgccgcgTCATCGTCTTCCACCGCAG AGAACTCGCGCTTCGATGCGGCGCAGTACTCCTTCTTCGGCAAGGCGCCCATGGAGGGGCCGGAGCTCGGCGGGTTCTTGGAGGATGGAGGCGTCGACGGCGATGGTAGCGGATTTGGTGGACATGATGATGGGGGCTACCAGTTCTCTTCTATGGGGGAAGAG ATTGATTGTATGAGTAACTTGTCTGAAATTGATGATCTCGCAAGCACTTTTGCAAAG TTGAACCGAAGTATTAGCGGAACAAGGAATCCTGGCGTTATTGGTGATAGGCGATCAATTTCTAGAGAAA GTTCTTTGACTACTGACTGGGTTCAAGATGCAGACTTCCACAGTTGGGTAGACCAGGGTATGCTAGATGGTGATGAATTTCTGGACAGCAAACAGTGGTGCTCACAGCTGCAGTCTTCACCTCACTTTGGAGAGTCCAAACCACTGTCTCGCACGTCTTCGTATCCCGATCAACCACTACAGCACCGCTCAAGTGAACCTATTCTTCTACACAGATCTACTTCATTTACATCATATCCACCACCAGGTGGCAGCGCTGGGTTGCCTTATCCTGCTCAAGGTCTTACACGGCACGCGAGCATTCCATCACCTGGTGCTGGTCACCACATGGGTTCTCCAAGTTCGTCACTTTCTGGTTCTCCATATCATATGTCTGGTTTATCTCATGGACTGCCTTATGGACGAAGCACATCTTACACCGCTGCAGATCCATCAACAAACAGCCTCATGCAAAATGAGTGGCCAAACCAAGCTGGCCCACTCGCTTTTGATCACCTTAACCGGCGGCCCAGTTTATTGCAACCACAATTATCTCTTCCAAGTAGTTCAATGTCTTCATTGCTTTATTCTCAGCAGCATCAGAGATTACCACCAGTCCAGCCATCTTTTCAGAATTACCTAAACTTGCATCCTCACCTATTCTATCACCATCAATCTCCTGAGATAATGGGCAATTTTGATCATATTCCTAATGTGCCTTCACCCAGAGACAAAAGATCAAGGTCAGGAAGAGGAAAGCGCAGCATACGTTTACCTCAACAGCCTTCTGATGCAAGTAGCCAGCATAGTGAGAGTGTGGGGATAAAGTTCAGATCCAAGTACATGTCATCTGAAGAGATTGAAAACATCTTAAAAATGCAGCACTCTGCAAGTCACAGCAATGATCCTTACATCGATGACTACTACCACCAAGCTTGTAAAGCCAAAAGATCTGTAAATACTCAGAAGTCCAATTTCTGCCCCATGTCAATAAAGGACTTCCCCTCAAAGGCCCGCTCTGGTGGTGATCAGCATTCATATCTACAGGTTGATGCTAATGGAGGAGTTTCATTCTCTGCCATACGCAGACCTCGTCCTCTTCTTGAAGTTGATTTGCCTGGATCTGGTGATGGTTTGTATGATCATAAGTCATCCACGAGGCCACTGGAAAAAGAACCAATGGTTGCAGCTAGAATAACTGTTGAAGATTCTCTTCGTCTTCTTCTCGATGTTGATGATATCGATCGATTCTTACAGTCTAGCCAGCCCCAGGACAACAGTTTCCAACTGAGGCGAAGGCGACAGGTCCTCCTTGAAGGCTTAGCTGCATCCCTTCAGCTTGTTGACCCTTTTGGCCCCAACAAACCTGGCCACTCATCTGGATTAGCCCCCAAGGACGACCTAATTTTTCTTCGCATTGTTTCTCTCCCCAAAGGACGTAAGCTTTTGGCACGCTATCTTCGACTTCTTGTCCCTGGAAGTGAGCTGACCCGGATAGTTTGTATGACGGTCTTCCGACACCTTAGGAGCTTGTTTGGGGGTTTGCCGACGGACTCTGGTGCTGCAGAAACAACCATTGGTCTTGCCAAGACTGTTTCCTCTTGTGTACACCATATGGAACTAAGTGCTCTCAGTGCCTGCCTTGCTGCTGTTGTCTGTTCATCGCAGCAGCCACCTCTCAGACCATTGGGTAGCTCTGCTGGTGATGGGGCTTCTCTGATCATCAAATCTGTACTGGATAGAGCAACTGATCTACTGGCAGATCCTCATTCTGCAGCAAACTACAGCAGATCAACACGTTCACTTTGGCAAGCATCATTTGATGCCTTCTTTGGACTGCTGACGAAATACTGTGACAGCAAGTATGAAAGTATTGTGCAGAGGTTTGCCATGCACGGATCCAACTCTCTGGGTGGACCTGAAGCCACCAAAGCAGTTAGCAGGGAGATGCCTGTTGAGCTGCTGCGTGCGAGTCTTCCTCACACTAATGAACAGCATCGCCAGACACTGCTAGATTTTGCTCGTAAATCTACGCATGTCTCTGGTTTCAGCCCTAATGCTAGCCGTGGACATATCAATTCTGAATCAGTTCCAGGTTAG
- the LOC101767020 gene encoding uncharacterized protein LOC101767020 isoform X1, which translates to MPPPPNPGFLLLRSQTLTPRFRRSPSCDPLLCRPRRCLSARASAAQLSAAGVATAQQPELGVEDAVVGFVTGKRRATEVAHAVWRSIVRKGDTVVDATCGNGNDTLALLKMVADERAQGCVYGMDIQDSAIESTSSFLKMAVDDDHQRELVKLFPICHSRMEEIVPKDAPVRLVAFNLGYLPGGDKTLITVPRTTELALQAASRILSSGGLISVLVYIGHPGGRDELDVVESFASSLPLDTWASCKLQMVNRPVAPVLILLNKK; encoded by the exons atgccgccgccgccgaaccctggcttcctcctcctccgctcccaaACCCTAACTCCTCGCTTCCGGCGAAGCCCCAGCTGCGACCCACTCCTTTGCCGGCCCAGGCGGTGCCtctccgcgcgcgcctccgccgcaCAACTGTCCGCCGCGGGCGTCGCGACGGCGCAGCAACCTGAGCTTG GGGTGGAGGATGCGGTGGTGGGCTTCGTCACCGGCAAGAGGAGGGCCACCGAAGTAGCCCACGC GGTGTGGAGAAGTATTGTTCGGAAAGGGGATACAGTGGTTGATGCCACATGCGGGAATGGCAACGACACGCTTGCTTTGCTTAAGATGGTGGCTGATGAAAGAGCGCAGGGGTGTGTGTATGGGATGGACATTCAAGATTCGGCAATAGAGAGCACTTCCTCTTTTCTGAAAATGGCTGTGGATGATGACCATCAG CGGGAACTAGTAAAGCTATTTCCGATATGTCATAGTAGAATGGAGGAAATTGTTCCCAAAGATGCTCCTGTCAG GCTTGTAGCTTTCAATTTGGGCTACCTTCCAGGAGGAGATAAAACGCTAATCACAGTACCTAGGACAACTGAGCTAGCATTGCAAGCTGCCAGCAGAATTCTCAGTTCTGGGGGACTAATAAGTGTTCTTGTCTACATCGGGCATCCAGGTGGAAG GGATGAACTCGATGTTGTTGAATCATTTGCGTCAAGCCTTCCGCTTGATACCTGGGCGAGCTGCAAACTTCAAATGGTCAATAGGCCAGTTGCTCCAGTACTCATTCTTCTGAACAAAAAGTGA
- the LOC101766333 gene encoding lipoyl synthase 2, chloroplastic, with protein MQGSFAARPSPPLVRVRPASLSCVPPPRSAVVVRCQVDGEAAGKSVGWAPPGPYTGRDPDVKKPAWLRQRAPQGEKYARLRESLGELKLNTVCVEAQCPNIGECWNGGGGAGGEGDGIATATIMLLGDTCTRGCRFCAVKTSNKPPPPDALEPLKTAMAVASWGVDYVVLTSVDRDDLPDGGSGHFAQTVSALKELKPGILVECLTSDFRGDMEAVSSLANSGLDVYAHNIETVKSLQRIVRDPRAGYDQSLAVLKHAKTSKVGMVTKSSIMLGLGETDEEVKQTMADLRAVDVDILTLGQYLQPTERHLTVREYVTPEKFDFWKEYGETLGFLYVASGPLVRSSYRAGELFVQNLVRRKKEKLASIAA; from the exons ATGCAGGGCTCGTTCGCGGCGAGGCCGTCACCTCCCTTGGTTCGCGTGCGCCCCGCGAGCCTGAGCTGCGTTCCTCCGCCCAggtcggcggtggtggtgcggtgCCAGGTGGACGGGGAAGCGGCGGGGAAGTCGGTGGGTTGGGCGCCTCCGGGGCCGTACACGGGGCGGGACCCGGACGTGAAGAAGCCGGCGTGGCTGCGGCAGCGGGCGCCGCAGGGGGAGAAGTACGCGAGGCTGAGGGAGTCGCTCGGCGAGCTCAAGCTCAACACCGTCTGCGTCGAGGCCCAGTGCCCCAACATCGGAGAG TGTTGGAATGGAGGTGGCGGTGCCGGCGGGGAAGGGGATGGCATCGCGACCGCGACAATCATGCTCCTCGGTGATACCTGTACCCGGGGTTGTCGATTCTGCGCTGTGAAAACTAGCAACAAGCCTCCACCGCCGGACGCCCTGGAGCCTCTGAAGACAGCCATGGCTGTGGCTAGTTGGGG AGTAGACTATGTTGTGCTGACAAGTGTTGATAGAGATGACCTTCCTGATGGTGGAAGTGGCCATTTTGCTCAAACAGTCAGTGCTCTCAAG GAGTTGAAACCTGGGATATTGGTGGAGTGCCTGACTTCAGATTTTCGGGGTGACATGGAGGCTGTCTCATCTTTAGCAAACTCTGGTCTAGATGTATATGCGCACAACATTGAAACGGTGAAGAGTCTGCAGAGAATAGTTAGAGATCCCCGAGCAGG ATATGATCAGAGTTTAGCTGTTCTGAAACATGCTAAGACTAGCAAAGTGGGCATGGTAACAAAGTCCTCTATCATGCTTGGTCTAGGAGAGACAGATGAGGAGGTGAAGCAAACCATGGCGGACTTGAGGGCTGTTGATGTTGATATTCTGACCCTGGGACAATATTTACAG CCAACAGAAAGACACTTGACAGTTAGAGAGTACGTGACTCCTGAGAAGTTTGATTTCTGGAAGGAGTACGGAGAAACTTTAGGTTTTCTCTATGTGGCTAGTGGACCTCTG GTTCGGTCATCATATCGTGCAGGAGAGCTCTTTGTCCAGAATTTAGTCAGACGTAAAAAGGAAAAGCTTGCATCTATTGCAGCTTAG